From a single Capsicum annuum cultivar UCD-10X-F1 chromosome 12, UCD10Xv1.1, whole genome shotgun sequence genomic region:
- the LOC107870845 gene encoding 1-phosphatidylinositol-3-phosphate 5-kinase FAB1B: MDASNRTFSDLLKLLKSWIPWRSEPDNVSRDFWMPDHSCRVCYDCDSQFTLFNRRHHCRLCGRVFCAKCTSNWIPSPSNDPRPLREEWEKVRVCNYCFKQWEQGLVSSVHHGAQVANLHASSSLSTASFISFKSSGTADSSSITYVSVPPSCVLSPCKSSVTESSLDRQNVATVRGSCDPADTGVLDPSLNQYAFSATRSDDEEDEYGIYHLDSQDHFPQVNGYYGLLQYDEIKKDYGSHKEHPDGEAIDKKSVSSSSLHNSSDSQVSEEVQQIVKHDISDEYEVPSSLNVAEDVNVEPVDFENNGVLWLPPEPEDEEDEKETLIYDDDDDEGDAAGEWGCLRSSSSFGSGEDRSADRSNGEQKKVVKNVVDGHFRALVSQLMQVEGLVIDEEAEKESWLEIITSLSWEAATLLKPDTSKGGGMDPGGYVKVKCIASGRHSDSVVVKGVVCKKNVAHRRMASKIEKPRILILGGALEYQRVSNHLSSFDTLLQQEMDHLKMAVAKIDVHQPDVLLVEKSVSRYAQEYLLAKDISLVLNIKRKLLERIARCTGSQIVPSIDHFSPKKLGYCDMFHVEKFFEEHGTAGQSGKKLMKTLMYFEGCPKPLGCTVLLRGANGDELKKVKRVFQYSIFAAYHLALETSFLADEGASLPELPLNAPITVALPGKSSTIGRSISTIPGFTAPYTEKTQSPPCGGAPQRSNSIPTTDLVETANLCAQKLGLTEFPTAASTETSLTSSSLTGTSVDKGILHTTESFGLKPSVTNNVHDAQGYHFLSTAFAPSDKVEQGCLSQNAQNCRMDVYQSGPNPTILQLDGKNVQDEPASSKEEFPPSPSDHQSILVSLSSRCIWKGTVCERSHLFRIKYYGNFDKPLGRFLRDNLFDQGYRCSSCEKPSEAHVQCYTHRQGTLTISVKKLPEFLLPGEREGKIWMWHRCLRCPRIKGFPPATQRVVMSDAAWGLSFGKFLELSFSNHAAASRVASCGHSLHRDCLRFYGFGKMVACFRYASIDVHSVCLPPAKLDFNYEKNQDWIQQEVNEVVSRAERLFSEVLNAIHLLVEKKSGGQFNGSAKAPEARGQIAVLEGMLQKEKEEFEESLQKILNKEAKMVQPVVDIFEINRLRRQLIFQSYMWDHRLVYAASSECEAQCLSEEKPLAGNDKFTGPDNPARLSDCLDVSDSVSITPVLGEKSNDGVNGIHTIHQGYEVPFDSSCSVEKPSGLPVGTESFCGLNSATSNTEGSRALSDSQSADMDSLSDTFEAVWTGETTSSAGMLKDGTCRSSEPPIADFSTTRLAEKVDVEDPVEEHNGTKGSGFPPSLSSKGSGNVEDAGGWLSMSFISFYWSLNKNFLPSAQKLNTLGEYSPVYISSFRESEAQGGARLLLPVGVNDTIIPVYDDEPTSIISYALVSPDYLAQLSDELEKPKDASFDSNLPLQSQESGSLQSLQSMDEMVLESCKSIGSTDDSILSSSSSHSSSVLDPLSYTKTMHARVSFSDDGSLGKVKYTVTCYYAKRFEALRRTCCPSEMDFIRSLSRCKKWGAQGGKSNVFFAKTLDDRFIIKQVTKTELESFIKFAPAYFKYLSESISSRSPTCLAKILGIYQVTSKHLKGGKESKMDVLVMENLLFGRSLTRLYDLKGSSRSRYNPDSSGSNKVLLDQNLIESMPTSPIFVGNKAKRLLERAVWNDTAFLASVDVMDYSLLVGIDEEKNELVLGIIDFMRQYTWDKHLETWVKASGILGGPKNVAPTVISPKQYKKRFRKAMTTYFLMVPDQWSPLTITPNKSQNDLNGEKSQSGKPTE; encoded by the exons ATGGATGCCTCAAATAGGACATTCTCTGATCTGTTGAAGTTACTGAAGTCATGGATCCCTTGGCGGTCTGAGCCTGATAATGTGTCGAGGGATTTTTGGATGCCCGATCACAGTTGTAGGGTGTGCTATGACTGTGATTCTCAATTCACTTTGTTTAACCGGAGGCATCACTGTCGTCTTTGTGGACGAGTTTTCTGCGCCAAGTGCACGTCCAATTGGATTCCTTCTCCATCCAATGATCCAAGACCACTACGAGAAGAGTGGGAAAAGGTCAGGGTTTGCAATTATTGTTTCAAACAATGGGAGCAAGGTTTAGTTTCTAGTGTTCATCATGGAGCTCAGGTTGCTAATCTTCATGCCAGTTCTTCGCTTTCTACAGCCAGTTTTATCAGCTTCAAGTCTAGTGGAACCGCTGACAGCAGTAGCATTACCTATGTTTCGGTGCCACCTTCTTGTGTACTTAGCCCATGCAAATCGTCTGTAACGGAATCTTCTCTAGACAGACAAAATGTTGCAACAGTTAGAGGGAGCTGTGATCCTGCTGATACAGGAGTTTTGGACCCTTCTCTAAACCAATATGCATTTTCCGCAACAAG GagtgatgatgaagaagatgaatatggCATTTACCATTTAGATTCCCAGGACCATTTTCCCCAGGTTAATGGCTACTATGGTCTCCTTCAGTATGATGAGATTAAAAAGGACTATGGATCACATAAAGAGCACCCTGATGGAGAAGCTATTGATAAAAAAAGTGTGAGCAGCTCTTCCTTACACAATAGTTCTGATTCCCAGGTTTCCGAAGAAGTCCAACAGATTGTAAAACATGACATTTCTGATGAATATGAAGTTCCTTCATCCCTAAATGTGGCAGAAGATGTTAATGTGGAACCTGTGGATTTTGAGAATAATGGAGTTCTGTGGCTTCCACCTGAAccagaagatgaagaagatgaaaaggaAACACTTatctatgatgatgatgatgatgaaggggATGCTGCAGGAGAGTGGGGATGTTTACGGTCGTCAAGCAGTTTTGGAAGTGGTGAAGATAGAAGTGCGGATAGGTCAAATGGGGAGCagaaaaaagttgtgaaaaatgTGGTTGATGGCCACTTCAGGGCTTTAGTATCCCAGCTTATGCAGGTTGAAGGGCTTGTCATCGATGAGGAAGCTGAAAAAGAGAGTTGGCTGGAGATTATTACATCCCTATCGTGGGAAGCTGCGACACTTCTGAAACCAGACACTAGCAAGGGCGGAGGGATGGACCCTGGGGGATACGTAAAGGTGAAATGTATAGCATCTGGACGTCATAGCGACAG TGTGGTAGTGAAAGGAGTTGTCTGCAAGAAAAATGTAGCTCATCGACGAATGGCATCCAAAATAGAGAAGCCTCGCATATTAATCCTTGGAGGGGCTCTTGAATACCAGCGTGTCTCTAACCACTTATCAAGTTTTGATACTTTGTTGCAGCAG GAAATGGATCATCTCAAGATGGCTGTTGCCAAAATTGATGTACACCAACCAGATGTTCTTCTGGTGGAAAAATCCGTATCTCGCTACGCACAAGAGTACCTCCTGGCAAAGGATATATCACTTGTTTTAAATATCAAGAGGAAACTTTTGGAGCGTATAGCCCGCTGCACGGGTAGTCAAATAGTACCATCAATAGATCATTTCTCACCTAAAAAATTGGGATACTGTGACATGTTCCATGTTGAAAAGTTTTTTGAAGAGCATGGTACAGCTGGACAGAGTGGAAAGAAGCTGATGAAAACTCTAATGTACTTTGAAGGCTGTCCAAAGCCACTGGGATGCACT GTATTACTCCGTGGTGCAAATGGGGATGAGTTGAAGAAAGTAAAGCGTGTCTTTCAATATTCAATTTTTGCAGCTTATCATTTGGCTCTGGAAACTTCTTTTCTTGCTGATGAGGGAGCATCTCTACCTGAACTTCCTCTGAATGCTCCAATAACTGTAGCACTTCCTGGAAAATCATCAACTATTGGCAGGTCAATCTCAACAATACCTGGTTTTACCGCTCCCTACACTGAGAAAACTCAATCACCACCATGTGGTGGTGCACCACAGAGATCAAATAGTATTCCCACAACGGACCTGGTCGAGACTGCGAATCTTTGTGCTCAGAAATTGGGTTTGACTGAGTTCCCTACTGCTGCAAGCACTGAGACTTCCTTAACCAGTTCCTCCCTTACTGGTACATCTGTGGACAAAGGTATTCTGCATACGACAGAGTCTTTCGGATTAAAGCCATCAGTAACCAACAATGTCCATGATGCCCAAGGCTACCATTTCTTGTCTACTGCTTTTGCGCCTTCAGACAAAGTTGAACAAGGCTGTTTGTCACAGAATGCACAAAATTGCAGGATGGATGTGTACCAAAGTGGCCCCAATCCAACGATTTTGCAACTAGACGGAAAAAATGTTCAAGATGAACCAGCTTCTTCGAAGGAAGAGTTCCCTCCGTCCCCATCTGACCATCAAAGCATTTTAGTTTCCTTATCATCCCGGTGCATTTGGAAGGGTACTGTCTGTGAAAGGTCTCATCTCTTTCGGATAAAATACTATGGGAACTTTGATAAGCCATTGGGTCGATTTCTACGAGACAATTTGTTTGATCAA GGTTATAGATGTAGTTCATGTGAGAAGCCTTCAGAAGCACATGTTCAATGTTATACTCATCGTCAAGGCACTTTAACTATTTCTGTTAAGAAGCTGCCAGAGTTTCTTTTGCCCGGTGAAAGGGAAGGAAAAATATGGATGTGGCATAGGTGTCTGAGATGTCCACGGATTAAGGGATTTCCTCCAGCAACTCAAAGAGTAGTGATGTCTGATGCTGCTTGGGGTTTATCCTTTGGGAAGTTCCTCGAACTTAGTTTTTCAAACCATGCAGCAGCTAGCAGAGTGGCTAGCTGCGGGCATTCGTTACATAGAGACTGTCTTCGGTTTTATGG TTTCGGTAAAATGGTTGCTTGCTTTCGCTATGCGTCAATTGATGTTCACTCAGTGTGCCTTCCTCCTGCAAAGCTGGATTTCAACTATGAGAAAAATCAGGACTGGATACAACAAGAAGTGAACGAG GTTGTTAGCCGAGCTGAACGTTTATTTTCTGAGGTCCTGAATGCAATTCATCTTTTGGTGGAGAAAAAATCTGGTGGTCAATTTAACGGCAGCGCCAAAGCACCTGAAGCAAGAGGTCAAATTGCTGTTTTGGAAGGAATGTTGCAGAAGGAGAAGGAAGAATTTGAA GAATCTCTCCAGAAAATTCTGAACAAGGAGGCGAAAATGGTGCAGCCTGTCGTTGACATTTTCGAGATTAATCGGTTGCGAAGGCAGCTTATTTTCCAATCTTATATGTGGGATCACCGTCTCGTATATGCAGCCAGCTCAGAATGCGAGGCTCAGTGCCTCAGTGAAGAGAAACCCCTGGCTGGTAATGATAAGTTCACTGGTCCAGATAATCCTGCCAGGCTGAGTGACTGTTTGGATGTCAGTGATTCTGTTTCTATAACTCCAGTACTTGGTGAAAAATCTAATGATGGAGTAAATGGTATTCACACAATTCATCAAGGATATGAGGTTCCCTTTGATTCTAGTTGTTCAGTCGAGAAACCATCAGGTCTTCCTGTTGGAACAGAAAGCTTCTGTGGATTGAACTCTGCAACATCAAATACAGAGGGGTCTAGAGCCCTTTCTGACAGTCAGTCCGCAGACATGGATAGTTTGTCAGACACGTTTGAGGCAGTTTGGACTGGTGAAACTACTTCCAGTGCTGGAATGCTGAAAGATGGTACTTGCAGATCTTCTGAACCACCTATAGCAGACTTTTCAACAACTAGATTAGCAGAAAAAGTAGATGTTGAAGACCCTGTGGAGGAACATAACGGAACTAAGGGGTCTGGTTTTCCTCCCTCATTATCCTCTAAGGGCTCTGGAAATGTGGAAGACGCTGGGGGATGGTTAAGTATGTCTTTTATTAGCTTCTACTGGTCACTGAACAAAAACTTTTTACCGAGTGCCCAGAAGTTGAATACGCTTGGCGAGTACAGCCCTGTCTACATTTCATCATTTAGAGAGTCAGAGGCACAAGGTGGAGCCAGGTTGCTCCTACCTGTTGGGGTTAATGATACCATTATACCAGTGTATGATGACGAGCCCACAAGTATTATATCTTATGCACTAGTTTCACCCGATTATCTTGCACAACTATCTGATGAACTAGAGAAGCCAAAGGATGCTAGTTTTGACTCTAACCTTCCACTGCAGTCCCAAGAATCTGGAAGTCTGCAGTCCCTTCAATCTATGGATGAAATGGTATTAGAATCCTGCAAAAGTATTGGATCTACAGATGACAGTATCTTGTCCTCATCCAGTAGTCATAGCTCTTCGGTTTTGGATCCGCTCTCATACACGAAGACAATGCATGCCAGAGTCTCCTTTTCTGATGATGGCTCGCTTGGGAAAGTGAAGTACACAGTGACTTGTTATTATGCAAAGCGCTTTGAAGCTTTGAGGAGGACATGCTGCCCATCTGAGATGGATTTCATAAGATCTCTTAGCCGCTGTAAGAAGTGGGGAGCCCAAGGAGGCAAGAGCAATGTTTTCTTTGCTAAAACCTTGGATGATCGATTCATTATCAAACAAGTGACTAAGACAGAGCTGGAATCTTTTATAAAGTTTGCTCCCGCATATTTCAAGTATCTTTCAGAATCAATAAGCTCAAGGAGTCCTACTTGCCTGGCAAAAATTCTGGGAATCTATCAG GTGACATCTAAGCATCTTAAAGGAGGGAAGGAATCTAAAATGGATGTGCTAGTTATGGAGAACCTTCTATTTGGGAGGAGCCTAACACGGCTTTATGACCTCAAAGGATCTTCCAGGTCTCGTTACAATCCCGACTCTAGTGGAAGCAATAAGGTCTTGCTGGATCAGAACTTGATCGAGTCTATGCCAACTTCACCTATTTTTGTTGGAAACAAAGCCAAGAGACTTTTGGAACGAGCAGTCTGGAATGACACTGCTTTTCTTGCT TCAGTTGATGTGATGGATTACTCACTATTGGTTGGTATTGACGAAGAGAAGAATGAACTCGTTCTTGGGATTATTGACTTCATGAGGCAGTATACATGGGACAAGCATCTGGAGACATGGGTTAAGGCCTCTGGCATTCTTGGTGGACCCAAGAACGTGGCTCCGACTGTAATTTCACCTAAGCAATACAAAAAGAGGTTCCGGAAGGCAATGACCACCTATTTCCTGATGGTCCCGGATCAGTGGTCACCTCTTACTATTACTCCAAACAAGTCACAAAATGATTTGAATGGAGAGAAGTCGCAAAGTGGAAAACCTACCGAGTGA